GCCAGGAAGTCTAAGGATTCTCCTTTCATGATTATAGGTAAAGTCAAAAGCACTCATGTTCATCTTATGAATAATAAACTCATTAACATTATCActaatatcattattttatatagtttgtcaaaagactgtctcatttcaaacatagacagagagaatcatactatttttgtaactttgtcttaaactagtactaacacccaaaagaaaagcatGAGTATAGATTCTTTttggttggactgtagcaaagggggggctgggacttagatttttttctgacaaagtggtgtcattatgacactatttttaaatgattgtaatgtgtatatcacgtcaaaataagcatcttttattggaaaaacttttctctaaaataaaaaatggccgagttagacgcctccaaagattgatatttttaaagggagctgggacttagaaaattttcattgagagtggtgtcattatgacatatattttaaatgattttaatgtatagaacacatcgaaataagcaacttttacttggaaaactttttactaaaactgaaaatggcggagatagagcttaaggcaggccaggcttttaaggcaggtcggagtaggtacgacgacgagcgaagcgaggaggagtgttaggtagaactgcgaccatacagcgcgcgagccgagcgagcgaagcgagcgtgccgcggcagcggccggcgaagcgccagaaccgacgtttttataataatacaattttacaagtcccagctccctttaaaaacatcaatctttggtcgcgtctaactcggccattttttattttagagaaaagtttttccaataaaagatgcttattttgacgtgatctacacattacaatcatttaaaaatagtgtcataatgataccactttgtcaaaaaaattctaagtcccagccccccctttcgtacagtctgacctttttttgttcttatttaccaatgatattatataaccatagaaaggttatactcatacttgaggagcacaaaaaatactaccatatttatttctgtgccttgtaaaaaatttgttatttttgattagtttcctcattacatccatctttgtcacactcgttggtaaacataaggtcgtccctttctctttcggtgtgtgggagctcgttagcatgtgcacatttctcgcttgtccagccgcttctaaaggaaacttgtccaatttgtcacaagttaagcgcttcaattttggaacgcctataacctatcttgagttataaatcattgttattTACTAACAATTTGGTTTCACCAACTATATATCTgcactactttaaaaaaaagcttGTATCTTGTTCTGttaatcaaaagaaaaatgtgTTATCTATGTAGGGGACGCATACAGATTTACTGCCTTTCAACTTTGAGTAGCAGTGTGAGATACgagattttttcaaagtagGGCCAATATATAGTTATGTTCAGTACTCCCTAGGAACTTTGAATAATAAGATGACAATTAATCTGTCTCTCTAATAAGTAGAACATAGGTAGCTTGGTTTTGAACACTATCTAATTAAGGTACcaatttactttttacttatagAGCATAAAAACCATCAATCACAATCTACATCCACAcagtagtaaaaaaataaaaaaaataaatggtCACTAATTACTAGTCAGTGGGAGATGGGTTATCAATTTACAGAGAGTTGttgatgtgcaagtgttatttgtaatgtcataatttcatacaagtttgttGTTCATGAAAACACTTCCACGCTTTGTGTTACTAATGCTGCAGAGTTAGGATAGCCGTGAGAAAACACacatttctaatgctaaactATTATTAACCCCATCTCCCACTGACTAGTAATTAGTgaccatttattatttatttttttgactGCTGTGTGGATGTAGATTGTGATTGATGGTTTTTGGTGGTATTGTTAAGTAACAATACCACCAAAGTTTTTATATGCATTAAGTAGTGCATATATGAGGTGCAGTCCAAAAGTCTCCGGCCTGACATAGAAAATAAGAGCATACAtttataaaactatttttattattcgatATATTTCCCTTCTATTTCAACACACTTTTTAAATctgtaaattagcttttctatcCCCTTGTAAAAGTACTCTGAAAGTTTGTCCTCAAAATGAGCGTAAACCGCATGGGTCACTTCACCATCTGAAGAAAATCGTCTTCCCCTTAAGTCTGCCTTAAGTTTCCAAAACAAATAGTAATCACTAGGGGCCAGGTCGTGACTATACGGTAGGTGGCGAATTTCCTCAAAGCCACACTTTGCAACAGCAGCCTTGGTAATTAAAGCAGTGTGAATGGGGGCATCATAGTAGAGAAGGCGCACACTTCTGCTAAGTTTTCCCCGAAGTGTGTGCTTGATCACCTCTCGTAACTGTTGTTTAAGTAGCCTCTAGTAGCTGCCAGTCACCGTGGTATTACTTTCATTTATGTTCATCAACAGTATTCCGTGACAATCCCAGAACATGGTAGCCATGGTCTTTTTAGTGGATTGCGTTACGTTCGCCTTCCGAGGCCGCTGTTCACCATGACGACGCCATCTTTCGATTCTCTATTATAGAGGCAATCATAGTACAAAACCATTGTTTCGTCCCCAGTAACAATTGACTCCAGAAAACTCTTTCCATGTTTTTTATAGGCATCCAAAACTTCCTGAGAGCACGCTCTTCGTCCACTTCGCTGTAAGCTTGAAAAAAAGTTTACACTTTCTGTTGTTGTAATCGCCGTGAAATAAAAACCGCAAACAATAGAAACCCAAAAACTATATCTAAAAGAACATgataaatgacaataaaaatgaCATATTTTGTTCTTTTTTTGAAACGGCCAAATCATTCCAGCCGGAAATATTTGGACCGCACCTCGTAAAAACtaatagcctatattgtgtcccactacTGGGCAAAGGCCTTGCATTCATTAACtggtgttttttttatgttgctAGGTATCTTAGGACTGATTGGCGTTTGTGGTGTGGGGGCGTATAAATTCAAAACACGAGGTAAAATGAGTACAAGTGTATTCCTCATGCAGTTGAGAGTAGCCGCCCAGGGGACCGTGGTGTCTTGTCTGACCATAGGTGTGGCATACACATTAGCCAAGCAACATCTATTTAAGGATACTAAAAaagattaataaatacaaacagtGGTAAGCTTTCCTTGTTAGTATGGACTGTAGACTTAATAAAatcagttttgtaaaaaaatgctAGGGATACCTATATTTTGCATCCACTTTTTATAAGACAGCATAATCAGATTCAAGATGTATGGTCCAAAGAATGGCATCTAAGGTTCAGTTGTTACAATTAGTTGTTTTTCTAGTTTGTACCTAACCCTATCTGTAGTCTGCTATGCTATCtttaaattagtaggtacctacacctgtTACTCAAGTGTTGTAGATCTGAATCAAAAAGTACTGGAATAATTAGCTAGCAACTAAGATgtcattgtttttgttttacctTATTGTACTTATTCCAGACCAGACCAGAAATTTCAATAGTTTTGATTACATATCCAAAAACTAATATGGCAGGTAGTTTGAAGTGTGAcagtatttatattatgttatgaagATTTCTTGATGTTTATTCTGTAACTAAGCCATGCTCCCTTTGGTACCGATTTTATATGGCCGGAACCGATATTCGCGGATCTTTCATACAATATCAGTACTGGGAGCATGCCGTAGGTAGTTGTAACATAATCTGACCAAATTACCATGTGGGAAGGAAGATTATTTTCCATGGtcgggtctttttttattaGTTCCAGCAAAATGACAAACATTTATGCACTTCGTTTTGAGCGAAATATTGTTATATGGGGTACAGACTTTCTGTAGTATGTGTAGTACTGCAATGCACCCAACGTGTTTCAATATAGTAAACTTAAATACCTAACATAAACTATGTTGTTATTGTGTAGATTAACTGTGATGATCTAGAATATCTAGATTAAAGTTACTTAACTAGTGATCCGTTTTTAGATTAAgaattgcaatttaatttaaaaatgggTCTATTAATGTGATTAAATACTAGTCCTTTAGATATAAGCGAAATGTCAATCACTGATCTCTTCTATGAATAAAGTGactgtttaatttattggaCCATAAATGTTAATCCATCTTTgtacacatacctacataatgggTTAGTATGCAACATTCGCCACCGCATGTAGTCCTTAACTGCCAACAGtgccaactcacctattatacaAAGCGGTTACGACCGCGAGTGCATTTGGCTCCTACCTTTTGGTACCTACTTCTAACGTCTCGGTTACGACCGCAAGTGCATTTGGCTCCTACCTTTTGGTACCTACTTCTAACGCCTCTTATCTTATTTGGTTATTTATTTTGTCCTCTTAATTAAGGACTCACTTTATTGGTCTAAAACGGGCCTCGCCTCGACCAACTGTATGAACGGCCTTGTTTTGCCGCGTTCATCCAGGCCGTGACCAACGCATAGATAAGACAGTGAACTCGCCTCCAAAAAACATGCTGAGCGAAACGAAAGAAAAAAAAGCAGGATGATTATGACTTGTGTTAAAAATAACTCATTTAGAACCAGTAACGTTTTACATACCCGCCATTTATAAACGTACAAATATAGATTTGATGATTGAAACCAaacaattatgtattatttcaCTGCCTTATTCACTtagataggtatacctaacgcTAATCCGGTAaaaatgtgccccccccccccctgctcCGACCCATCCCCATCAGGGCCCGGTCAGGGGGCCGCATTTTTTGGCAAGAGAAGTGCATTTTTTCCTTTATGAGGCTAtagagttgggcaaaaattaacttaaataagaataataataaaaacagaaattttattcttattcaaatcgatttgaattagaataattcttgcactagttattttagaatagaattacggtgaataaataatgtgaaatttattttaaatgcggaataaaaaacagaataattatTCTAGAAGTGGGACTATTCTAAATAaggttttattcaattaaaatgttatttagaatTAAGTTAATTTTTGTAGTACAATCGGATATATTTTGTAAGTTGATTTTCACCCTTCTATTTAAAAGTCGGATTTAATTGATATTTGTtactttagtttaggtacagtaCCCATTAAAGAATTCCGCTATACACAGTATACACTGTCTATCTAGTTCTATCATCCGATCAGGGtgcttagccaacatgccaaaggttaacgctccgtagagtTGCGTATAGTCTCTATCactcacatattagtgcgatagagagacagagatagcgtttcgttgtcgtagcgcaaacgattggcatgttggctacgcacccgaggtgcctagccaagatgacaatttttgtttttaatttagtacctatagggTACCCAGACTTCATTTTTATTCGTGGAAtattaatttcaataaaaatcatgattatatttatttgattaagaacagagatgcgatttatttgaaatacttctatttaaaatgcaaatacaaaatgcaaaatacctattttgtattttgcatttaaatgccttttagtaaaaaccattttgtattttatttgaaatacttttcgagacgtattttgcatttttaatattcatttcaaaatgcaaaatactttgtgattaagtttagccaacattaccagtcaaacaaaatgaaatgaacgaatgacgcttgtattgccgaatttgaccgatagaggcgcctgctagcgcctggcgccagcgccaggaggccgatttttgaaattcgaccgctcgatttcgtgtatttcgttcagtaatatctccactactaggcatgtaaattctactaatagaatcaaaaactagtggtcaataccactaaattcacaatttatatcgctcgtatttcaaaaatcagcatctcgccgttttccaccgattttcgagtgacgaaatcgagcgatcgaaattcaaaaatcggccccctggtattgttaaaaagcgtaataaataaaaactgatgtttttttcactttttaacaataccagtccagttgttattaataaaagaaaagtgtaataataataaaataagaactagatgcacaatcaaccgaaataaatggccacacaagtcacaaaatggagcaatggctctcttttcgttagtctagttttttacattattttaagtgagtattatttcctttatttatttctcttcttaggttggttttttacaatatgtatataaaattaaaatataaaaacacttacaaaaataatataaaaaaatattataaacacattataaaaaacctaacctagggtgccgccagcagcggggcagggcccaagctgccggtggtcagggccgcagagagaggaaccgacggactattattaataccataacagaatttattgatacgcgtactgataaatatgaccaaaatgtcatgcataaggtgccatgccatgatattagacgtttttgttcggctcggcattgtgtctctatttctcatgataaatacctaaaataaataaaaatatctgagatttgctcaaaaggtattttattttgaaaaagtattttgaaaatacctattttgcatttagcatttgaaatacaaaacgcaaaactatttggtattttgcatttgaaatagtaaatctgaaaagtattttgcattttgtatttaaatgcttttttaaaaccattttgtacatctctgattAAGAATAAGTTAGTCTCATTCAATTTTTTCTCATACGAATTATTcccgatcaaaattatgtgaatatttttgacgggaataaaatcaagatGATTTTATTCCTACgaattcttattcaaataatgattttattcttgaatgcccaacactaaTACATAAGTACTAACCCAGAAATATACAGGAAATAGAGAGTAAATTGTCAAGTTGTTGAAATTAGGGCTCCCGATATCCGTGCTACCCGCCAACCCGTGCGTCCGTGTTCTTAGCCCCGGCGGTGCTAAGCGTCCGAACTACCCGAACCCGTCGAAGTCCGTTcccgtgtagtccgttcccgcgtgtagtccgttcccccgtgtagtccgttcccccgtgtagtgCGTTCGGATCCGaatctcggctccgttcgggtaTTGAATACACAGCGCCGACGGACTGAGTGGACCGACCCACGCGGGCCGgtttgagttttgagttgaaagaaataagtacctaggtatcattaattcattataaaatgttaaaaattatgttatattgcgtatgattaggtacttaaatatatttgaatcaatgtcgagttatattttttgcatcggttatatttataatgattatattCAGTAAGGGCGTTATTGAAtacaaaactagtacctacagtaTTCTTGTATTGTAAGACCATAATTCGGCACACTactggttttataaaaaaaattaaacagtttattttaagaaaactaagaaaaatatgtattatggcTTACAACTTAGAAAACTCATgtatagatttttattgttatatatagATTACCTTAGAGAataataaaggttttttttttaattatgttacagctttaacgcctattatttatgtacagtGTTTTTTGTATTAGTTTAATCATATGAGGTTTCCTCTCTAGGTTGTCTACTACCAAGTATATTAtgctataataatattatgttgccAATAGCTCGACTACTACTATTTTAATCAGGATTAGGCAGACAGATGCAATTGGATATCgtcttcataattattaattatttttatggtatttaggtacctaactatctgtactaaatattgatagagataggtacttaaaataaataaaacgtcttTGAAGTCGTGTTAAGTGAAAGAACTATTGAGTTATTCGTTATCTACATATTAGGGCAGCAGCCTTTTGTTTTGTAGTAAAGAAGTAAGTAGGATTAACGTCGCACGTGCAGATAAAGGGAATAATGGTTCCCCGTGGCAAtttttactaataatattaacacTGACACCCTGATTCCCTTTGACACTGGTATTTTACCAGGCATACCTTTTGTTTGGAAAGTTGAAGAATTAGCCGTGCTGCCCGTGCTGTTTTACAAACAAGGTAAGAGTGGTATTTATTCAGTTATTTTAGAGGGGGCAGCTTTTGAACTGACAAGTACTCATTAGAGTCATTAGTCATTAATAAGGTTTGAGTTTGCCACACCGCCGGTCAACGTTTTTAATCTGAATTGCATTTATAGTTTTACCTAGTTGTTgatgttctgttttttttttcgttttgcttGTTATTGTTCATTATAAACTgtgaaaaatgaaatatttatttctttccacTCATGgaaaaatttagaggaacgcaaaaaaagtttatttactaattttgAGGTTAGGTCCATTAGCGGCATGAAGTCAGCCGGttgtacctactcttttgttagggcatggcaaataaagaagaagaagaagactgctatcttttgctgcataatgctctattttcatgtaaaatatattaccgccaacatacaaatccacgcgaacgaagtcgcgggcaacagctagtattaaatatttatctttcgTTCTTGAGACTAATTTTCGTTCTTCGTTCTTAAAAAGAACGCGTCCGATCGTCACTGTACGTCGAGAACGGGCCGGACCCGCGTGTAATTAATATCCGTGGATCCGGACACACGGGTAACACGGGTACACGGACTTTAATTACACGGACCCTAATTACCCGTTCCGAACGGGCCACAAATCCGGTTTCGTGTAGCACGAGAACGGGGCCCCGGCAACGGGTGCACGAAATCCGGacgcgaccgcgagccctagttgAAATAGGCGCCATGTTTTTATAGCACTTAACTTTTTAATATTCGTTTATAAGTTAGCATCACAGAATACCGCATGCAATATATCTGGGgccacggtagtgcccccgccaagacgagcaaaacaaagaggcacggccgtac
This genomic window from Cydia amplana chromosome Z, ilCydAmpl1.1, whole genome shotgun sequence contains:
- the LOC134661309 gene encoding HIG1 domain family member 1C-like; its protein translation is MANSRPAFNYNDESQSDKLARKSKDSPFMIIGILGLIGVCGVGAYKFKTRGKMSTSVFLMQLRVAAQGTVVSCLTIGVAYTLAKQHLFKDTKKD